Part of the Geovibrio ferrireducens genome, AAAAACCCTAAAACAACTTTCGTTATCATAGACGAGGTTGAAACAGACAACTGGGGAGTGGGCGGGGAATCCGTCACGGAACTGCGCAAAAAGCAGTAAGCACACTGAGACGGGGCATCCTCTGCCCCGCCGTACCCAAGGCTGACTTGCAACTGAGATTGCTTCACTTAAGTTCGCAATGACCGCTATAAGAGTCACTGTTAGGAGCAAAGCGACA contains:
- a CDS encoding 4-oxalocrotonate tautomerase family protein; this translates as MPFVNIRITREGATKEQKEKLIKGVTDLLVDVLGKNPKTTFVIIDEVETDNWGVGGESVTELRKKQ